Proteins encoded together in one Pseudomonas arsenicoxydans window:
- a CDS encoding MarR family winged helix-turn-helix transcriptional regulator, producing the protein MNISSSMVVAARHWRKICQTTLVNYGISEACAVPLLMIGRLGEGVRQVTVAQAAGMESPSLVRLLDQLCHAGYVCRTEDVHDRRAKCLSLTQTGRELVQAVEVELVRLRHEVLEGIDQSDLEATLRVLKAFEAANAPSVVNP; encoded by the coding sequence ATGAACATCAGCAGCTCCATGGTGGTGGCCGCCAGGCATTGGCGGAAGATCTGCCAGACCACGCTGGTCAACTATGGAATTTCCGAAGCCTGCGCCGTCCCGTTGTTGATGATCGGGCGTTTGGGCGAGGGCGTTCGGCAGGTGACGGTGGCGCAAGCGGCGGGGATGGAGAGTCCGTCGCTGGTGCGTCTGCTCGATCAGTTGTGTCACGCCGGCTATGTCTGTCGCACCGAAGACGTCCATGACCGGCGCGCCAAGTGCCTGAGCCTGACGCAAACCGGCCGGGAGTTGGTGCAGGCGGTTGAGGTGGAGCTGGTACGCCTGCGTCATGAAGTGCTTGAAGGGATCGACCAGAGTGATCTGGAAGCGACGCTGCGAGTATTGAAAGCGTTTGAAGCGGCCAACGCGCCGTCGGTGGTCAACCCTTGA